The following proteins are encoded in a genomic region of Saccharopolyspora antimicrobica:
- a CDS encoding helix-turn-helix domain-containing protein, whose product MARTPEAIIELRRALGAALRSFREASPLDQAAIGRITAYSRTSISHIEAGRQFPSRDFWQTADQLLEAGGELLTHFDRVVAEEKRIRIAELQGMPVRRSDQATRPSRFPGSPHDDDRQRDDVNRRELLRLVTATGSLLAIPTIDADRLRHAAQHPRHLDPATMDTYERLNAELWTKFAESRSKRDVLPAARQQLAALNASLNEPQSSDVRRRLCTLAGDLFQLCGEIFFDSDNYADAAHCYAEAAHVSKEAHEFDLWACAMTRHAFINIYERQYQHASPLLDGAAQLAVRGKPARTTRYWVAAVQAQTFAGLGNLPACQRALDKAEQVVNVDNKAPATGWLRFEGSRLDEERGACFVTLRRPDLAEPALTKALGQATSARRRGSVLVDLATVGAQRGDVDQLVMRGAAAVDSAWQTASVGYLGRKLTDLREHLVPFLADRHVRYLESQITDVVTASGPTQ is encoded by the coding sequence ATGGCCCGAACGCCAGAAGCGATCATCGAACTGCGCCGCGCCCTGGGAGCCGCGCTTCGCAGTTTCCGGGAGGCTTCGCCGCTCGACCAAGCGGCCATCGGGAGGATCACCGCCTACTCGCGCACGTCGATCTCGCACATCGAGGCCGGCCGCCAGTTCCCCAGCCGCGACTTCTGGCAGACCGCTGACCAGCTGCTCGAAGCAGGCGGCGAACTGCTCACCCACTTCGACCGCGTGGTCGCAGAGGAGAAGCGGATCAGGATTGCCGAGCTGCAAGGCATGCCGGTACGAAGGAGTGACCAAGCAACACGACCATCGCGGTTTCCCGGCTCGCCGCACGACGACGATAGGCAACGTGACGACGTGAATCGCCGTGAACTACTCCGCCTGGTGACGGCCACGGGAAGTCTGCTAGCCATCCCCACAATCGATGCCGACCGGCTCCGGCACGCCGCCCAACACCCCCGCCACCTCGACCCCGCGACCATGGACACCTACGAGCGACTGAACGCCGAGCTCTGGACGAAGTTCGCCGAGTCACGATCCAAACGCGATGTCCTCCCGGCAGCACGGCAACAGCTCGCCGCCCTCAACGCCAGCCTGAACGAACCGCAGAGCTCCGACGTGCGGCGCCGGTTGTGCACGCTCGCTGGTGACCTGTTCCAGCTCTGCGGCGAAATCTTCTTCGACAGCGACAACTACGCCGACGCCGCGCACTGCTACGCCGAAGCCGCCCACGTCAGCAAGGAAGCCCACGAGTTCGACCTCTGGGCGTGCGCGATGACCCGACATGCCTTCATCAACATCTACGAGCGCCAGTACCAGCACGCCTCCCCGCTACTCGACGGAGCCGCGCAGCTCGCGGTGAGGGGCAAACCCGCTCGCACGACCCGGTACTGGGTCGCTGCCGTCCAGGCGCAGACCTTCGCCGGGCTCGGGAACCTGCCCGCCTGCCAGCGCGCGTTGGACAAGGCCGAGCAAGTCGTCAACGTCGACAACAAGGCGCCGGCCACCGGCTGGCTCCGCTTCGAGGGATCACGACTGGACGAGGAACGCGGAGCGTGCTTCGTCACGCTTCGCCGCCCAGACCTGGCCGAGCCCGCACTCACCAAGGCACTGGGACAGGCCACCTCGGCGCGGCGCCGCGGAAGCGTACTCGTCGACCTTGCCACCGTGGGCGCCCAGCGCGGCGACGTCGACCAGCTCGTCATGCGGGGCGCCGCGGCCGTGGACAGCGCCTGGCAGACGGCGTCGGTCGGCTACCTCGGCCGCAAGCTCACAGACCTACGGGAGCACCTGGTGCCGTTCCTCGCCGATCGGCATGTGCGGTACCTGGAATCGCAGATCACGGATGTTGTGACCGCATCCGGCCCAACGCAGTGA
- the arfB gene encoding alternative ribosome rescue aminoacyl-tRNA hydrolase ArfB, producing MSGDLPITSRWHIPAAELSERFSRSSGPGGQGVNTTDSRVELSFDLARSTSMPEFLRQRAANRLAKRLVDGVITVVASENRAQLANRQAARQRLAALLAEAVAPPGPKRRRTKPTKGSQQRRLTGKKQRSEVKRQRRRGDPGDG from the coding sequence ATGTCCGGAGACCTCCCCATCACCAGCCGTTGGCACATTCCCGCGGCCGAGCTCTCCGAGCGCTTTTCGCGATCATCAGGGCCCGGTGGACAGGGTGTGAACACAACCGACTCGCGGGTCGAACTCTCCTTCGATCTCGCTAGGTCGACGTCAATGCCCGAATTCCTCCGGCAGCGTGCCGCGAACCGACTTGCGAAGCGGCTCGTCGATGGTGTGATCACAGTCGTGGCGTCGGAGAACCGTGCCCAGCTGGCCAATCGTCAGGCAGCGCGGCAGAGGCTGGCCGCATTGCTGGCGGAGGCGGTCGCTCCGCCGGGGCCCAAACGGCGACGCACCAAGCCGACCAAGGGATCCCAGCAGCGGCGGCTGACCGGCAAGAAGCAGCGTTCCGAGGTGAAGCGGCAGCGTCGTCGGGGTGATCCAGGCGACGGATGA
- a CDS encoding sodium:solute symporter family protein has translation MHFSPPYRSEGLLLPLLQITGMGVVVSTISYGTISLGTGYVIAFVVTEAFIIFSGLRGSAWVSILKDSLVIVTLLAVFVYVPVHYFGGIGPMLDRLVAERPQWLVLPGQGKESLGMLWFATTGLLNGVVYTIFPTTVAGYLGAKNPGVLRRNAIIMPFYQVLLFVPILLGLAAVFVVPGLSDSNLAMFELVVDSMPAWMVGLVGVAGALSSIVPMAVFMLVIGTMWGRSVLGVHPRTAPHQKRLSQLVTFLVGLVALLFTFVSPSTLVQLSVLSYQGLAQLLPVVLISLLWKRMTVAGAASGLAVGVAVVAVLVSTGNDPLLGINAGLIGLVVNIAVNVLVSLARPSTAPADRLAVDELAEVRSGRS, from the coding sequence ATGCATTTCAGTCCTCCGTATCGGTCGGAGGGTCTTTTGCTTCCCTTGTTGCAGATCACGGGGATGGGCGTCGTCGTTTCCACCATCAGCTACGGAACGATCAGCCTGGGCACCGGCTACGTCATCGCGTTCGTGGTGACCGAGGCGTTCATCATCTTCTCCGGGCTGCGTGGCAGCGCATGGGTGTCGATCCTCAAGGACAGCCTGGTGATCGTCACGCTGCTGGCGGTCTTCGTCTACGTTCCCGTGCACTACTTCGGCGGGATCGGCCCGATGCTGGACCGTCTGGTCGCTGAACGTCCACAATGGCTCGTTCTGCCGGGTCAGGGCAAGGAATCCCTTGGCATGCTGTGGTTCGCCACCACGGGGCTGCTCAACGGCGTCGTCTACACGATCTTCCCGACTACGGTCGCCGGCTACCTCGGCGCGAAGAATCCCGGTGTGCTGAGGCGCAACGCGATCATCATGCCCTTCTACCAGGTCTTGCTGTTCGTCCCCATCCTTCTGGGGCTGGCCGCGGTGTTCGTGGTTCCGGGACTGAGCGATTCGAACCTCGCCATGTTCGAGCTCGTCGTCGATTCCATGCCGGCGTGGATGGTCGGGCTCGTCGGCGTTGCCGGAGCTCTCTCATCGATCGTCCCGATGGCCGTGTTCATGCTCGTGATCGGCACGATGTGGGGCCGCTCGGTGCTGGGAGTGCATCCGCGGACGGCACCTCACCAGAAGCGGCTCTCGCAGCTGGTCACCTTCCTCGTCGGGTTGGTCGCCTTGCTGTTCACCTTCGTCTCGCCGAGCACGCTGGTGCAGCTATCGGTGCTCTCCTACCAGGGATTGGCTCAACTGCTGCCGGTGGTGCTGATCAGCCTGCTGTGGAAGCGCATGACGGTCGCAGGAGCAGCGAGCGGACTCGCGGTGGGCGTGGCCGTCGTAGCAGTGCTCGTCAGCACCGGGAACGATCCGTTGCTCGGCATCAACGCCGGCTTGATCGGACTCGTGGTGAACATCGCGGTAAACGTGCTGGTCAGCCTGGCTCGCCCATCAACGGCTCCTGCCGACCGGCTGGCTGTCGACGAGCTCGCCGAGGTTCGATCCGGCCGAAGCTGA
- a CDS encoding patatin-like phospholipase family protein has protein sequence MRTAWVLPGGSTFGAIQAGLVSALFEAGVEPDLLVGTSAGSLNAAWLAGNPTPNGAEKLREIWASMRRTDVFPIQPSRILAGKLGLSNHVMGNHGLARWLHNNLPFRRLEDAQIPVTVTATDIDSGDPVYYESGPALPPLVASCSIPGMFPPVKIGDRWLVDGGPAVFMPISRAVERGAERVFVLPCGGTERFEYNQSKRGIGSIATWPTPRVPPRSVGGVNGAALGAAMLSAARLDMQLNATRCELYIVPAPSVVGLSPYSFAHASALIDAAWEIARRWYPSAKPVPEGPVDIGGHPLESGQFGVSDVAPTMP, from the coding sequence ATGCGCACAGCGTGGGTTTTGCCGGGTGGTTCCACTTTCGGAGCGATCCAGGCCGGACTGGTCTCCGCGCTTTTCGAAGCAGGCGTTGAACCAGACCTGCTCGTCGGCACGTCGGCGGGTTCGCTCAACGCTGCCTGGCTGGCGGGCAACCCCACGCCGAACGGCGCGGAGAAGCTACGCGAAATATGGGCTTCGATGCGGCGAACGGATGTGTTCCCCATCCAGCCGTCGCGGATCCTCGCGGGGAAGCTCGGCTTGTCCAACCATGTGATGGGCAATCACGGTCTGGCCCGCTGGCTGCACAACAACCTCCCGTTCCGGCGGTTGGAGGACGCGCAGATCCCGGTGACTGTCACGGCGACCGACATCGACAGTGGTGACCCCGTGTACTACGAGTCGGGCCCCGCGCTGCCTCCACTGGTCGCGTCGTGCTCGATCCCGGGGATGTTCCCGCCGGTCAAGATCGGTGACCGGTGGCTGGTCGACGGCGGACCGGCGGTTTTCATGCCGATCAGCCGCGCCGTCGAGCGAGGAGCGGAGCGCGTCTTCGTGCTGCCGTGCGGTGGGACAGAGCGCTTCGAGTACAACCAGTCGAAGCGCGGCATCGGTTCGATCGCGACCTGGCCGACGCCGAGGGTCCCACCGCGATCGGTCGGCGGAGTGAACGGTGCCGCACTGGGCGCGGCGATGCTGTCCGCGGCGAGGCTGGACATGCAGTTGAACGCAACGCGCTGCGAGCTCTACATCGTCCCCGCTCCATCCGTGGTGGGTCTTTCGCCGTACTCGTTCGCGCACGCCAGCGCGCTGATCGATGCGGCTTGGGAGATCGCCCGCCGGTGGTACCCGTCCGCGAAGCCAGTTCCGGAAGGGCCAGTCGACATCGGTGGGCATCCGCTCGAGAGCGGTCAGTTCGGGGTCTCCGACGTCGCTCCGACAATGCCGTGA
- a CDS encoding transglycosylase domain-containing protein, with translation MIGAGVRSGVLLKMFGLCVLAGVLVAALLLPMATGAGAMVNQTTDAMSKMSSSLARQDMPQVSTVTDKDGAPIAYFFDDYRVETGSDEISEYMKAAITAVEDKRFWDHGGVDWHGTMRALATNLSSGEASQGASTITQQYVKNYLVHVVAGSDNPIEAEKAKETTIARKLREAKIAVELERTMTKEEILTGYLNVVPFGNQTFGVGAASQTYFGTTPDKLTIAQSALLAAIVNAPGSLNPNSNPEDAKRRRDLVIDLMTDPTNNKFITKEDAERAKQEPLNTLSPLGRPPNGCVGVGDGTTDGFFCTYVVDYLDNLGIDRKMLKTGGYTIRTTLDRKSTEAAKAAAEAQVPTQTEGIANAMAVVEPGQEKHKVRALVANRDFGNDASKGQTAYDIVSRVQPFGAGSVYKVFTAAAAIEQGMSIHDVIDVPASYTSRVYRNGTAPYTVSNADGVTPGPRTLQMALATSPNTAFVALSERAGLDNVVDMAARLGLRRGMNGVNTSGQILKSDGSNGPSQAEAIKNGNRGAFTLGYTPTSVLELSNVGATIMSGGMYCPPTPIEEVKDRLGNPVPLKEAKCERAVSPEVAAALAQGMSKDDTDGTSRMAAQEAGWTRPMIGKTGTTQAHQSAAFLAATPQMSGAVLTYSDGRIPQGICDGGGNEPPRLCGKNGGNIYGGKVPARTWFAAMNRIHEGLPVAPLP, from the coding sequence ATGATTGGGGCAGGCGTGCGCAGCGGCGTGCTGTTGAAGATGTTCGGGTTGTGCGTCCTGGCCGGCGTACTGGTGGCGGCGTTACTGCTGCCGATGGCGACCGGGGCCGGGGCGATGGTCAACCAGACGACCGACGCCATGTCCAAAATGTCGAGTTCCCTTGCGCGACAGGACATGCCGCAGGTGTCGACGGTCACCGACAAGGACGGAGCACCGATCGCCTACTTCTTCGACGACTACCGCGTCGAAACCGGTTCCGATGAGATCTCCGAGTACATGAAAGCGGCGATCACCGCGGTCGAGGACAAGCGCTTCTGGGACCACGGCGGCGTCGACTGGCACGGCACGATGCGCGCACTGGCGACCAACCTGAGCAGCGGTGAAGCGTCGCAGGGCGCATCGACCATCACGCAGCAGTACGTGAAGAACTACCTCGTGCACGTGGTCGCCGGCTCGGACAACCCGATCGAGGCCGAGAAGGCCAAGGAGACGACGATCGCGCGGAAGCTCCGCGAAGCCAAGATCGCCGTCGAGCTCGAGCGCACCATGACCAAGGAGGAGATCCTCACCGGATACCTCAACGTGGTGCCCTTCGGCAACCAGACCTTCGGCGTGGGCGCGGCCTCGCAGACCTACTTCGGCACCACGCCGGACAAGCTGACCATCGCCCAGTCCGCGCTGCTCGCCGCGATCGTCAACGCGCCGGGATCGCTGAACCCCAACAGCAACCCCGAAGACGCGAAGCGGCGGCGCGACCTCGTCATCGACCTGATGACGGACCCGACCAACAACAAGTTCATCACCAAGGAAGACGCCGAGCGCGCCAAGCAGGAGCCGCTCAACACGCTGTCCCCGCTGGGCCGCCCGCCGAACGGCTGCGTCGGCGTCGGCGACGGCACCACCGACGGCTTCTTCTGCACCTACGTCGTCGACTACCTCGACAACCTCGGCATCGACCGGAAGATGCTGAAGACCGGCGGCTACACCATCCGCACCACGCTCGACCGCAAGTCCACCGAAGCGGCCAAGGCCGCCGCGGAAGCCCAGGTGCCGACCCAGACCGAAGGCATCGCCAACGCCATGGCGGTCGTCGAACCGGGCCAGGAGAAGCACAAGGTGCGGGCGCTGGTCGCCAACCGGGACTTCGGCAACGACGCGAGCAAGGGACAGACTGCTTACGACATCGTGAGCCGGGTGCAGCCGTTCGGTGCGGGCTCGGTCTACAAGGTGTTCACCGCTGCCGCTGCGATCGAGCAGGGCATGAGCATCCACGACGTGATCGACGTGCCGGCCTCGTACACCTCCCGCGTCTACCGCAACGGCACCGCGCCGTACACGGTCAGCAACGCCGACGGTGTGACGCCAGGGCCGCGGACGCTGCAGATGGCGCTCGCGACCTCGCCCAACACGGCGTTCGTGGCGCTCTCCGAACGTGCCGGTCTCGACAACGTCGTCGACATGGCCGCCCGCCTCGGACTGCGTCGCGGGATGAACGGCGTGAACACCAGCGGCCAGATCCTGAAGTCGGACGGTTCCAACGGGCCGTCCCAGGCGGAAGCGATCAAGAACGGCAACCGCGGAGCGTTCACCCTCGGCTACACCCCGACCAGCGTCCTGGAGCTCTCCAACGTTGGAGCGACGATCATGAGCGGCGGCATGTACTGCCCGCCGACCCCGATCGAGGAGGTCAAGGACCGGCTGGGCAACCCGGTGCCGCTCAAAGAGGCGAAGTGCGAGCGAGCAGTGTCCCCGGAGGTCGCGGCGGCGCTGGCGCAGGGCATGAGCAAGGACGACACCGACGGCACCTCCCGGATGGCCGCGCAGGAGGCCGGCTGGACGCGGCCGATGATCGGCAAGACGGGAACCACGCAGGCGCACCAGTCGGCGGCGTTCCTCGCAGCCACCCCGCAGATGTCGGGTGCGGTCCTGACCTACTCCGACGGCCGCATCCCGCAGGGCATCTGCGACGGCGGTGGTAACGAGCCGCCGCGCCTCTGCGGCAAGAACGGCGGCAACATCTACGGTGGCAAGGTGCCGGCCAGAACGTGGTTCGCGGCGATGAACCGGATCCACGAAGGCCTGCCGGTGGCCCCGCTGCCGTAG
- the tgmB gene encoding ATP-grasp ribosomal peptide maturase, with protein sequence MTVVIFADEADAPVDAVVRTLTRRGVPVFRADTSWFPDRLVLDAELRASRWVGSLTTEHRSVALEDIRSIWYCSPTPFRFPPGMAPQWRTHAAREAKFGFGGVLSALPVLWVNHPNRAADAMYKPLQLVTAAACGLTVPDTLVTNAPTAVRRFAETVETGVVQKSFAANILTEDDKLKIAFTRRLDEAALADLDGIGLTAHQIQQWVDKDYEARVVVVGERVFTIAIHAHSPAARVDWRADFDALRYEWIPTPAEVRRGVRAYMDALGLAYAAFDFSVNRAGCWVFLESNGAGRYGWLENQTGAPITEALADLLQAGMEGMTRDRLEAEGVQPRR encoded by the coding sequence ATGACCGTGGTCATCTTCGCTGATGAGGCAGACGCCCCGGTGGATGCCGTGGTGCGAACCCTCACGCGGCGAGGGGTGCCGGTGTTCCGCGCCGACACGAGCTGGTTCCCGGACCGGCTCGTGTTGGACGCGGAGCTCCGCGCTTCCCGCTGGGTGGGGTCGCTGACCACCGAGCATCGCAGCGTGGCGCTGGAGGACATCCGCTCGATCTGGTACTGCTCGCCGACCCCGTTCCGATTCCCGCCGGGGATGGCGCCGCAGTGGCGGACGCACGCGGCGCGGGAAGCGAAGTTCGGTTTCGGCGGCGTGCTCTCGGCGCTGCCGGTGCTGTGGGTCAACCACCCGAACCGGGCCGCCGATGCCATGTACAAGCCGCTGCAACTGGTCACCGCTGCCGCGTGCGGGCTGACGGTGCCGGACACGCTGGTGACCAACGCGCCGACCGCGGTGCGCCGGTTCGCCGAGACCGTCGAGACCGGAGTGGTGCAGAAGTCGTTCGCGGCCAACATCCTGACCGAGGACGACAAGCTCAAGATCGCCTTTACCCGCAGGCTCGACGAGGCGGCGTTGGCAGATCTCGACGGCATCGGGCTGACCGCGCACCAGATCCAGCAGTGGGTCGACAAGGACTACGAGGCGCGGGTGGTCGTGGTCGGCGAGCGGGTGTTCACCATCGCCATCCACGCGCATTCCCCGGCCGCGCGTGTGGACTGGCGGGCCGATTTCGACGCGCTGCGGTACGAGTGGATTCCCACACCGGCCGAGGTGCGCCGCGGGGTGCGCGCCTACATGGACGCCCTCGGCCTGGCCTACGCGGCGTTCGACTTCAGCGTGAACCGGGCCGGGTGCTGGGTGTTCCTCGAATCCAACGGCGCCGGCCGGTACGGCTGGTTGGAGAATCAGACCGGTGCGCCGATCACCGAAGCACTCGCCGACCTGCTCCAGGCGGGAATGGAGGGCATGACCCGTGATCGACTGGAAGCCGAAGGCGTGCAGCCTCGCCGATGA
- a CDS encoding CPBP family intramembrane glutamic endopeptidase, which produces MSTEQDRVDVRGVVSFVVIAYLPTWLLTLPLWLTGEGLSWTWAPVVLLVMMFMPAVAALVVSKWISPSAKPLRSIGLTNPGGIKKWWPHILVAWLGPPLAMVLALLVGYLLGIYKADWTGFSGLTEQFGTGVIGAEPQTSPGMLALIQIAQVFGLGWLQVIPALGEELGWRGYLVQALLPLGQPGAFLTTGVLWGLWHGPVLILGFNYPTVPIVVAFMMMMCFCILVGTLLGWLRLATGSVWPAAIAHGFLNAAAGLTIVFSQAGYAVDNASVGLLGWTGWIVLALLILVLMLLGKLPVRFHVEQSGIARGVNRRSRR; this is translated from the coding sequence GTGAGCACCGAGCAAGATCGAGTCGATGTTCGCGGCGTTGTCAGCTTTGTCGTGATCGCCTACCTGCCGACGTGGCTGTTGACCTTGCCGCTGTGGCTTACCGGCGAAGGACTGTCGTGGACCTGGGCACCTGTCGTGCTCCTCGTCATGATGTTCATGCCCGCAGTCGCCGCTCTGGTGGTCAGCAAGTGGATAAGCCCGAGCGCGAAGCCGCTGCGCAGCATCGGACTGACCAACCCCGGCGGTATCAAGAAGTGGTGGCCGCACATCCTGGTCGCTTGGCTGGGGCCTCCGCTTGCCATGGTGCTCGCGCTCCTGGTCGGCTACCTGCTCGGGATCTACAAAGCCGACTGGACGGGCTTCTCCGGCCTGACCGAGCAGTTCGGGACAGGCGTGATCGGTGCTGAGCCACAGACCTCGCCCGGGATGCTGGCGCTCATCCAGATCGCCCAGGTATTCGGGCTCGGCTGGTTGCAGGTCATTCCCGCCCTGGGCGAAGAGCTCGGCTGGCGCGGATACCTGGTGCAGGCCCTGCTTCCGCTCGGACAACCCGGTGCCTTCCTCACCACCGGTGTGCTCTGGGGACTCTGGCACGGACCTGTGCTGATCCTCGGGTTCAACTACCCGACGGTTCCGATCGTGGTCGCGTTCATGATGATGATGTGCTTCTGCATCCTGGTCGGAACGCTGCTCGGCTGGCTCCGGCTGGCCACCGGAAGCGTCTGGCCGGCAGCGATCGCCCACGGCTTCCTCAACGCGGCAGCCGGCTTGACCATCGTCTTCAGCCAGGCCGGGTACGCGGTCGACAACGCATCGGTCGGGCTCCTCGGCTGGACCGGCTGGATCGTCCTGGCACTGCTGATCCTGGTGCTCATGCTGCTCGGCAAGCTCCCGGTGCGCTTCCACGTGGAGCAGAGCGGAATAGCCCGTGGCGTCAACCGCCGCAGCCGCCGATGA
- a CDS encoding serine hydrolase domain-containing protein: MLTSLLPSTQRALLRRLAVEQSENRVPSLIAGLVRDGETIWVDSRGKVGGRPSSTDTQYRIGSITKTFVAVLVMRLRDEGRLDLADRLDDYLPGTSIGNRSIGSLLSQSSGLTAEPAGQWWERTPGGDAAELLAGIDESALRPTPNHGFHYSNVGFGVLGELVSRLRGAPWHEVMQREILAPLGMKRTTLEPVAPHAEGLAVHPWADVVLSEPAEDAGAMAPAGQLWSTFDDMVTWVRFVGGDTGEVLHPDTVLEMRSPGSVDDGPEWRGGYGLGLQLMRYRGRRLAGHTGSMPGFVANLWSDPDDATGVIYMANTTSGMSGTFSTDLLDLLAQHEPRIPEAWEPSADVDMRLLELTGQWYWGPSPYVLRIRPDGLLDLAPSKGRGRASRFRANSDGTWTGLDGYYSGETLEVGRDAEGTPTHLNLNTFIFTRTPYASEAPVPGGVAGWRHGR, translated from the coding sequence ATGTTGACGAGTCTGCTGCCCTCCACCCAGCGCGCCCTGCTGCGGCGCCTGGCGGTGGAGCAGAGCGAGAACCGGGTCCCCTCGCTGATCGCGGGGCTGGTCCGGGATGGTGAAACGATCTGGGTCGATTCCCGGGGCAAGGTCGGTGGCCGGCCTTCGAGCACCGACACCCAGTACCGGATCGGTTCGATCACGAAGACGTTCGTCGCGGTGCTCGTGATGCGCCTGCGGGATGAAGGCCGGCTCGACCTGGCCGACAGGCTCGACGACTACTTGCCGGGAACTTCGATCGGCAACCGCAGCATCGGTTCGCTCCTCTCGCAGTCCAGCGGCCTCACGGCGGAGCCGGCCGGCCAGTGGTGGGAACGGACTCCCGGAGGCGATGCTGCCGAGCTGCTCGCCGGAATCGATGAAAGCGCACTGCGCCCCACACCGAACCACGGCTTCCACTACTCCAACGTGGGCTTCGGCGTCCTGGGCGAACTGGTTTCGCGCCTGCGCGGTGCCCCTTGGCACGAGGTGATGCAGCGCGAGATCTTGGCGCCGCTGGGCATGAAGCGCACCACTCTGGAGCCGGTCGCGCCCCACGCCGAGGGATTGGCCGTGCACCCGTGGGCGGACGTCGTGCTGTCCGAGCCGGCCGAAGACGCGGGGGCGATGGCCCCGGCGGGCCAGCTGTGGTCGACGTTCGACGACATGGTCACGTGGGTGCGGTTCGTGGGCGGAGACACCGGCGAAGTGCTGCACCCCGACACGGTCCTGGAAATGCGCTCGCCCGGCTCGGTCGACGACGGACCGGAATGGCGGGGCGGCTACGGGCTCGGACTGCAGCTGATGCGGTACCGGGGGCGACGGCTGGCCGGCCACACCGGGTCGATGCCCGGGTTCGTCGCGAACCTCTGGTCGGATCCGGACGACGCCACCGGCGTGATCTACATGGCGAACACGACCTCGGGGATGAGCGGAACGTTCTCCACGGACCTGCTCGACCTGCTCGCCCAGCACGAGCCGCGAATCCCCGAAGCCTGGGAGCCCAGCGCGGACGTGGACATGCGGCTGCTGGAACTCACCGGTCAGTGGTACTGGGGCCCGAGCCCCTATGTGCTGCGGATCCGCCCAGATGGCCTGCTCGACCTCGCCCCGTCGAAGGGCAGGGGCCGGGCATCGCGGTTCCGCGCCAACTCCGACGGCACCTGGACCGGCCTGGACGGCTACTACTCGGGCGAAACGCTGGAGGTCGGCCGGGATGCGGAGGGCACTCCCACCCACCTCAACCTGAACACGTTCATCTTCACGCGCACGCCGTACGCCAGCGAGGCACCGGTCCCCGGCGGCGTGGCGGGCTGGCGCCACGGCCGTTGA
- a CDS encoding helix-turn-helix domain-containing protein, producing the protein MMQSSDAPQVPRIPADVTVAGEYRAEVAREFRAAYERGATIRALAKASGRSFGFVRKILSESGVTMRSRGGPWRRARVPEAQTDPAAVS; encoded by the coding sequence ATGATGCAGAGTTCCGATGCGCCGCAGGTTCCCCGGATTCCCGCTGATGTGACGGTGGCGGGGGAGTACCGCGCCGAGGTCGCACGCGAATTCCGCGCCGCCTACGAGCGGGGCGCCACCATCCGAGCACTGGCCAAGGCCAGCGGCCGATCCTTCGGATTCGTGCGCAAGATTCTCAGCGAGTCCGGGGTGACGATGCGGAGCCGCGGCGGGCCTTGGCGCCGGGCACGTGTGCCAGAAGCCCAGACGGACCCGGCCGCGGTCAGCTGA
- the tgmA gene encoding putative ATP-grasp-modified RiPP, with amino-acid sequence MTTFIDDPLASASGRFAGSPGTGGELVEVGTNESLRPFGLRVTQDRPLPVRPEFGYCHEQQVAIDPDGSGVPLVERMDKDWKTKGSSDGDEGPEEHYDWEEL; translated from the coding sequence GTGACGACGTTCATTGACGACCCGCTCGCTTCGGCCAGCGGCCGGTTCGCGGGTTCGCCGGGAACCGGCGGCGAACTGGTCGAGGTCGGCACCAACGAGTCGCTGCGGCCGTTCGGGCTGCGTGTGACCCAAGACCGGCCGTTGCCGGTTCGGCCGGAGTTCGGCTACTGCCACGAGCAGCAGGTGGCGATCGATCCGGACGGTTCTGGTGTGCCGCTGGTCGAGCGCATGGACAAGGACTGGAAGACCAAGGGCAGCAGTGACGGCGATGAAGGGCCGGAAGAGCACTACGACTGGGAAGAACTGTAA